Proteins encoded by one window of Microtus pennsylvanicus isolate mMicPen1 chromosome 18, mMicPen1.hap1, whole genome shotgun sequence:
- the Sytl2 gene encoding synaptotagmin-like protein 2 isoform X3 gives MIDLSFLTEEEQDAILKVLQRDAALKRTEEERVRHLPEKIKDDQQLKNMSGQWFYEAKAKRHRDRIHGADIIRASMRKKRLPVAEEQSKDTAMRAKESWVNNVNKDALLPPELAVAEEPEGDTAPAGPSSSVVDPASVVSDMSQQNTRNPAVSLPKQRKNPFNNSELPEDHSLPQTKNEQSKTGKAALFQNSKEDELSISKEKTYIPDSSQKVEKAIQPVSLAPENGSQIKPPIPKARKLLYKPKDLKTDDNQSFPRQRRDSLNAKGVPRGILKRNSSSSSTDSETLRLNFSFDQKSRSLSPGLTIHERISEKEPSLEDDSPTNLLEPFKHVRFSAVKDKFPQGPRPVLGQEVGEFTVLESDSLQNGTEDAGGLDKFQDHQKPSHRKPLSPYQSASSPSVSERETHQPTSFGSLPSDGFPCHSDFQPTRPQPVENSPIINDYQDKSPSLTRLESELSKSPADELTPCAVPEPSQTSDHSFRDHQQGKPLLLALGAQTSSRLGPYATETRKTTDDSISKVLDWFNRSSHTEGSMSSLQYLQGLDPRQQTDSEPQITVPLMTDNTCVKGDSKILPSTKIKRKPVRLDSTFQEEGHVLVSEACQDADAFLKSNSANRSQQGTPKEGPDTLQPFERYRIPSQRSVSMVCSQGSESTGEGCGTVSPNSSYLLSALKRSEAEPQVAWNPKRTGSLGKEESKFHVPQKSKGNTHVNVGTSAIVLDYNSKDDLEGQSKTRNTSILKPSLKPENGELPLGAADSGSSWRKPEGQEEAGEGPQNQVLRETYKSVSDRISFWEGEKVGAKIKAKEPTPSCGQEPSSAKAHKPAKSQVMFTGSSTPGQSEFGQVTAKEVVLDEDDQTPHLSCFYPSNKPKTTRPPTSGASKTYSSADQSDKVSPLHTTGDEMCHSSEKDRFVIDQSNASFKVLSLKERMGEPNIERAYHHSQFENLRKFWGLGANVNNTDNDETNTSANTQKSVPFDSQKSKEFDSMKSSRENTHIEEGRPLRQGHIMGAEEMETSNSKGIFQAPPDETAVPQKPPRKFTYHSAGNEPSKENVGKNMGCFVAPVIEETRDHSDQEIQESIVKTSVLPPVSKDTFNHRLQKLLAEGAVSATQTSGRSVQEQKALHVGVSETGSHKAGFNEEKEDVSGPKKTLKERVDEVVALPQVQQSSSVDQLLKEAARSSSTPLPSPLELATARPNSPSKDDRLFERWIERKHSPSGDQRGLIVPSPQGVETSEDTALTQKAERWNPEGQPQPAAERSFPPAQPFRCFEGVSNSSAAVSLTRNTRLVSQDGTLLSQEEISEAIEQVVLPSRPKETNVDAVLQRLLREAGEVKTTLPERVQTADRPSSSQRVSPPRTAVDAVVPDMDFPSFYTAPDTVLEGGSYLSAGMSPSEHLVRSSVSAVTQQVHEPLQEVVKTVRETLIQPKLECLEFRAGLEKLLKETLESSLSKEEDTETISPSAVTGRCEMSQQLASEFCPKEIQETVEKAEAPSVTQSAFDDGFEKLLKEMSEGPCQLGMSAKEDSKKQPSQAEQDRFLGKIPHLYQNAPGTSKMEVKCKGLESELNLGDKLLGGDEAVIGPSVDVRGYPHGFGVPERSQLYGDYEIETIETVQSVGDRGRERAVTESTWAPQEPDFEEAPEEVSVSRNKQPIALLESTGKPTAAMSKAESILAIPHKRQDKERRLEASSESEFSDGNTSSNGESWRNTSSEEEHSPVLRALGRSAARTMPSKSLDDISSDSANQAKVDNLPEDLVRSAEDVSTAPSPPDNQFSHPDKLKRMSKSVPAFLQDESDDRETDTASESSYQLRRYKKSPSSLTNLSSSSGMTSLSSVSGSVMSVYSGDFGNLEVKGSVQFAVDYVESLRELHVFVAQCKDLAAADAKKQRSDPYVKTYLLPDKGKMGKKKTLVVKKSLNPVYNEILRYKVERQVLKTQKLNLSVWHRDTFKRNSFLGEVELDLETWDWDSKQNKQLKWYPLKRKTAPVALETENRGEMKLALQYVPEPNPGKKPPTTGEVHIWVKECLDLPLLRGSHLNSFVKCTILPDTSRKSRQKTRAVGKTTNPIFNHTMVYDGFRPEDLMEACVELTVWDHYKLTNQFLGGLRIGFGTGKSYGTEVDWMDSTSEEVALWEKMANSPNTWVEATLPLRMLLIAKISK, from the exons GCTGCCAGAAGATCACTCACTGCCACAAACCAAAAATGAACAGTCAAAAACTGGAAAAGCTGCTTTATTTCAGAACTCAAAAGAgg ATGAATTGTCAATATCAAAAGAAAAGACTTATATCCCAGATTCAAGTCAAAAGGTAGAGAAAGCAATACAACCCGTGTCCCTGGCACCTGAAAATGGGTCTCAAATCAAACCTCCAATCCCGAAGGCCAGAAAATTGCTCTACAAACCGAAGGACCTCAAGACAGATGATAACCAGTCTTTTCCTAGACAAAGGAGGGACTCCCTGAACGCGAAAGGGGTGCCAAGGGGGATCCTAAAgcgcaactccagctccagcagtaCGGACTCAGAAACTCTCCGCCTAAATTTCAGCTTTGATCAAAAGAGCAGAAGCCTATCCCCTGGCCTAACCATCCATGAGAGGATTTCTGAGAAGGAGCCGTCTTTAGAAGACGACTCGCCCACAAACTTGCTGGAGCCATTCAAACATGTGAGATTCTCCGCTGTGAAGGACAAATTTCCTCAGGGTCCTAGACCTGTTCTTGGCCAGGAAGTAGGAGAGTTCACTGTTTTAGAGTCTGACAGTTTGCAAAATGGAACAGAAGATGCTGGGGGCCTAGACAAGTTTCAAGATCACCAAAAGCCCTCCCACAGGAAACCTTTGTCTCCTTATCAGTCAGCGTCAAGCCCAAGTGTTTCAGAAAGGGAAACACACCAGCCAACGTCTTTTGGGTCTCTTCCAAGTGATGGGTTCCCTTGTCACTCCGACTTTCAACCCACAAGACCACAGCCTGTTGAGAATTCACCCATCATCAATGATTACCAAGATAAATCACCATCGCTAACAAGACTGGAATCAGAGTTGTCCAAAAGCCCTGCGG ATGAACTGACACCTTGCGCTGTGCCTGAGCCCTCTCAGACATCAGATCACAGCTTTAGAGACCATCAGCAAGGTAAGCCCCTTCTCCTGGCTCTCGGTGCCCAGACATCCTCGCGCTTGGGTCCGTATGCTACTGAGACAAGGAAGACAACCGATGATTCCATATCTAAAGTTCTAGACTGGTTTAACCGAAGTTCTCACACAGAGGGCAGTATGTCGTCCCTCCAGTATCTCCAGGGACTAGATCCCAGACAGCAAACAGACTCAGAACCACAGATTACTGTTCCCTTGATGACGGACAATACCTGTGTAAAAGGCGACTCAAAGATCCTGCCGTCCACTAAAATTAAACGGAAGCCTGTGAGATTGGATTCGACATTCCAAGAGGAGGGACATGTGCTGGTTTCTGAAGCTTGCCAAGATGCTGATGCATTTCTCAAATCTAACTCTGCAAATAGGTCCCAACAGGGCACCCCAAAGGAGGGTCCGGACACACTGCAACCGTTTGAAAGATACAGAATCCCAAGTCAAAGGAGTGTCAGTATGGTTTGTAGCCAAGGTTCAGAGAGTACTGGAGAAGGATGTGGGACAGTTAGTCCAAACAGTAGCTACCTCCTCAGTGCTCTGAAAAGATCTGAAGCAGAGCCCCAAGTTGCATGGAACCCAAAGCGTACTGGCAGCTTAGGTAAAGAAGAATCCAAATTTCATGTGCCCCAGAAAAGCAAAGGGAACACACATGTGAATGTTGGCACTTCTGCAATTGTTCTAGACTATAACTCGAAAGATGATCTGGAGGGCCAGAGCAAAACCAGGAACACTTCCATCCTAAAACCATCCCTAAAGCCAGAGAATGGTGAGTTGCCACTCGGTGCTGCTGACAGTGGATCTTCTTGGAGGAAGCCTGAAGGCCAGGAGGAAGCAGGTGAGGGTCCCCAAAACCAAGTGctgagagagacatacaagaGCGTGAGTGATAGAATATccttctgggaaggagaaaaggttGGAGCTAAGATAAAGGCAAAAGAACCCACACCTTCTTGCGGCCAGGAGCCATCTTCTGCCAAAGCACACAAGCCTGCCAAGTCACAGGTCATGTTCACGGGCAGTTCAACTCCAGGCCAGAGTGAATTTGGTCAAGTCACTGCTAAAGAAGTGGTCCTTGATGAGGATGACCAAACACCCCACCTCTCCTGTTTTTATCCCTCAAATAAACCTAAAACAACCAGACCCCCAACATCAGGTGCATCCAAAACCTATTCTTCAGCTGACCAGTCAGATAAAGTGTCTCCCCTTCACACTACTGGTGATGAAATGTGTCATTCTTCGGAGAAAGACAGATTTGTAATTGATCAATCAAATGCCAGCTTCAAAGTTCTGTCCCTAAAAGAAAGAATGGGTGAACCCAATATAGAACGAGCCTATCATCATTCTCAGTTTGAGAATTTGAGAAAGTTTTGGGGCCTGGGAGCCAATGTAAATAATACAGATAATGATGAGACTAATACTTCAGCAAATACACAGAAATCCGTGCCATTTGACAGCCAAAAATCCAAGGAGTTTGACAGCATGAAATCATCAAGAGAAAACACCCACATAGAAGAAGGGAGACCTTTAAGACAGGGACATATtatgggagctgaagagatggagacaTCAAATTCAAAGGGCATATTCCAAGCACCTCCAGATGAAACCGCAGTTCCACAAAAACCACCCAGAAAGTTCACCTATCATTCGGCAGGAAATGAGCCTTCCAAGGAAAATGTGGGGAAAAACATGGGGTGTTTTGTTGCTCCAGTAATAGAAGAGACAAGGGATCACTCAGATCAAGAAATTCAAGAATCCATAGTGAAAACAAGCGTTTTGCCTCCTGTCTCTAAAGACACGTTCAATCACAGGCTACAGAAGTTGTTGGCAGAAGGTGCGGTTTCAGCAACCCAGACTTCTGGCAGGAGCGTTCAAGAACAGAAAGCCCTCCACGTAGgtgtttctgaaacagggtctcataaAGCAGGTTTTAACGAGGAAAAGGAAGATGTCTCGGGGCCCAAGAAGACCCTCAAGGAGCGTGTAGATGAAGTGGTAGCACTTCCACAGGTTCAACAGAGCTCCAGTGTAGACCAACTCCTGAAGGAAGCAGCTAGATCTTCATCCACTCCCTTGCCATCCCCATTGGAACTTGCAACCGCTAGGCCCAACTCCCCATCTAAAGATGACAGGTTGTTTGAAAGGTGGATAGAACGGAAGCACAGTCCTTCAGGAGATCAGAGAGGGCTAATAGTTCCCTCTCCACAGGGTGTTGAAACTTCGGAAGATACAGCTCTCACCCAGAAGGCTGAACGTTGGAACCCAGAAGGCCAGCCTCAGCCGGCTGCAGAAAGGTCTTTTCCCCCAGCTCAGCCTTTCCGTTGTTTTGAGGGTGTTTCCAATTCTTCAGCAGCTGTGTCTTTAACTCGGAATACTCGTCTTGTGTCCCAGGATGGCACATTGCTTTCTCAGGAGGAAATTTCAGAGGCTATAGAGCAAGTTGTTCTTCCCTCCAGACCAAAGGAGACGAACGTAGATGCTGTCTTACAGAGGCTCCTTAGGGAAGCTGGAGAAGTGAAAACCACACTTCCTGAGAGAGTGCAAACAGCAGATAGACCCTCAAGTTCTCAGAGAGTGAGTCCCCCACGGACTGCTGTGGATGCTGTTGTTCCAGACATGGACTTCCCTTCCTTTTACACAGCTCCTGATACAGTTCTTGAAGGTGGATCTTACTTATCTGCTGGAATGTCACCGTCAGAACATCTCGTTAGGTCATCTGTCTCTGCTGTCACTCAGCAAGTCCATGAGCCTCTTCAGGAAGTGGTAAAGACAGTGAGGGAAACCCTTATTCAGCCCAAGTTGGAGTGCCTTGAATTTAGGGCTGGCTTGGAAAAACTACTGAAGGAAACATTAGAAAGTTCCCTGTCGAAAGAAGAGGATACAGAGACTATTTCTCCATCAGCTGTAACAGGCAGGTGTGAGATGTCCCAGCAACTTGCTTCTGAATTCTGTCctaaagaaatccaagaaactGTAGAGAAGGCTGAGGCTCCATCAGTAACTCAGAGTGCCTTTGATGATGGTTTTGAGAAACTTCTTAAAGAGATGTCTGAAGGACCTTGTCAGCTCGGGATGTCAGCTAAAGAAGACAGTAAGAAGCAGCCTTCACAGGCAGAGCAAGACAGGTTCTTGGGGAAAATCCCCCATCTTTATCAGAATGCCCCAGGAACCTCTAAGATGGAGGTTAAGTGTAAAGGGTTGGAATCTGAACTCAACCTTGGTGATAAATTATTAGGAGGAGATGAAGCTGTGATTGGTCCATCAGTAGATGTTCGGGGTTACCCACATGGGTTTGGAGTCCCTGAACGCTCCCAACTTTATGGAGACTATGAAATAGAGACTATTGAAACAGTCCAATCTGTAGGGGACAGGGGCAGAGAAAGGGCTGTTACAGAAAGCACATGGGCTCCCCAGGAACCCGACTTTGAAGAAGCTCCTGAGGAAGTTAGCGTGTCCAGAAATAAGCAACCCATTGCTCTCCTGGAATCAACAGGAAAACCTACAGCAGCAATGAGTAAAGCTGAATCGATCCTAGCAATACCACATAAGAGACAAGATAAAGAGCGGAGACTAGAAGCAAGCTCTGAATCTGAGTTCTCAGATGGGAACACCAGCTCTAACggggagagctggagaaataCCA GTTCAGAAGAAGAGCACAGCCCTGTTCTGAGAGCTTTGGGAAGGAGCGCGGCTAGGACAATGCCTTCCAAAAGTCTCGACGACATTTCATCAGACTCAGCAA ATCAAGCAAAAGTAGATAATCTGCCGGAAGACTTAGTACGTAGTGCTGAAGATG TTTCCACAGCGCCTTCCCCGCCTGACAATCAGTTTTCCCACCCTGACAAACTCAAAAGGATGAGCAAGTCTGTTCCAGCGTTTCTTCAAGATGAG AGTGATGACAGAGAAACAGATACTGCATCCGAGAGCAGTTACCAGCTCAGGAGATACAAGAAGAGCCCGAGCTCATTAACCAATCTTAGCAGCTCCTCTGGCATGACGTCCTTGTCCTCT GTGAGTGGCAGTGTGATGAGCGTTTATAGTGGGGACTTCGGCAACCTCGAAGTAAAAGGAAGTGTTCAGTTCGCCGTCGACTACGTGGAGTCCCTGAGAGAGCTGCATGTTTTTGTGGCCCAGTGTAAGGACTTAGCAGCAGCCGATGCTAAGAAACAGCGCTCAGACCC ATACGTAAAGACCTATCTGTTACCAGACAAAGGCAAAATGGGCAAGAAGAAAACACTCGTCGTGAAGAAGAGCTTGAATCCTGTGTACAATGAGATATTGCGG TATAAAGTTGAAAGGCAAGTTTTAAAGACGCAGAAGCTGAACCTGTCCGTCTGGCATCGGGATACATTTAAGCGCAACAGCTTCCTGGGGGAGGTGGAACTTGACTTGGAAACGTGGGACTGGGACAGCAAACAGAACAAGCAGCTGAAGTGGTACCCTCTCAAGAGGAAG aCAGCACCGGTTGCCcttgagacagaaaacagagGGGAAATGAAGCTAGCTCTCCAATATGTTCCAGAGCCAAATCCAG GCAAAAAGCCTCCTACAACTGGAGAAGTCCACATCTGGGTGAAGGAATGCCTTGATTTGCCACTGCTGAGGGGGAGCCACCTAAATTCTTTTGTTAAATG TACCATCCTTCCAGACACCAGTAGAAAAAGTCGACAGAAGACTAGAGCCGTAGGAAAGACCACCAACCCCATCTTCAATCACACCATGGTGTACGACGGGTTCAGGCCTGAAGATCTGATGGAAGCCTGTGTTGAACTCACAGTCTGGGACCACTATAAACTAACCAACCAGTTTCTGGGGGGTCTCCGGATCGGCTTCGGAACAG GAAAAAGCTACGGGACTGAAGTGGACTGGATGGATTCTACTTccgaggaagttgctctctgggAGAAGATGGCAAATTCTCCCAACACTTGGGTTGAAGCTACGCTGCCCCTCAGGATGCTTCTGATTGCCAAGATTTCCAAATGA